The following is a genomic window from Blattabacterium cuenoti.
CATGGGACCTTTTTAATCTTATTTTTCATCAATTTATAATCTTTTATGTTATTGAAAATAATATCCACATAAAAAGAATATTCCCATGGTCTTTGTATTATTGGAATAGATTGTATTTTAGTCATATTAATTCCTAAATTAGATATTAAACTCAATATCTTAGCAAGACTACCTGTCGTATGCAATATTTTAAATATTAATGAAGCTTTATTAAAATTATCTTCCTCATTTTGTTTTTTTAAAAAATTTTTTATTATGAAAAATCTAGTAAAATTTTTATTAATAGTTTGGATATTGCTAGATATAATTTCCAATCCATATTCTATAGCTGCATCTTCAGATGCAATAGCTGCTAATCCTTTTTTTTTAAAATTAGAAATATATTTTGCTGCTGAAGCTGTATCAGAATATTTAGATATTTGTATATCTGGATGTTCCTCTATGAATAGTTCACATTGCAATAATGCCATTGGATGAGAATAAATTTTTTTAATGTCCTCTATTGTTTGTCCAGGATAAGCCATTAAATGATGTTTAATTGGCATATAAACTTCTCCAACTATTCTTAAATTATATTCATATAATAGACTATAATTAGTCAAAATAGTACCAGCAATAGTATTTTCTATAGCCATCACACCAATATCAACATTTGATCTAAAAACAGAAAAAGCCAATTCTCTAAAAGAAGAACATTCCATTAATGTATAACTACATCCTTTAAAATATTTTGAAACAGCTGCATGATGAAAACATCCCTTAACACCTTGTATAGCTATTTTTTTCATGAAAAAATATATCCATTTACTTTACTCCTACTACTACTCACTATACTCCTACTTTATCCATAATATGAAAATAATATTTAAATATAAAAAATAATTTTATTTGATGCAATGCAATCAAAAATTTTATATACGAACTAAAGATTAGTTATCATCATAAATCATACCAAATGTAAAAAAATGAATTATTCCAAATTATATATTTACATTCCAGCATTATTATTCAAACAATCAATAAATTATCCAATACCTGTTTAAGGTAAAAAATGGCAATTCAGTTCATTTACGATATATACGCCACAAAATACGTAATTGGCCCCATCCTACCCATTGATTGATAAATAGTTATGATTTTTATTGAGTTATATTTTTTTTATCTAATATACTGTTTTTAACAAAACAGGACCTACATAAGTTATGTGTGATCTTATATATGCATATCTGCACATAAAATATTGAATAATCAAATACTAATTTTTTTATCTGTAATATTTGTTTTTATATAGCGCTTATAACATATGAATAAAATTATAGTGACTTTATCTGTAAAAAATAGTAATATTGATTGTAAGGTTTTATTCAAATATAAAATTGAAACAATGTAGTTATTAACTACATAATACAATATTTATAATCGGCCCAGCTGTTAGTTATTATTGTTGGGATCAATAAAACAAATAAACTGCATATTTAAAGTCAAATTATTTTATCAATAGATACTGAATATACTGAAATGAAAAACAAATGGTATGGTATATATCATTTGTAAATGGCAATTTTTTGCAAAAAAATATTATTATATTGGACAATAACCATTATTATCGTCTATTTTTTATAGAAAAATATTTTTATTTA
Proteins encoded in this region:
- a CDS encoding prephenate dehydratase; its protein translation is MKKIAIQGVKGCFHHAAVSKYFKGCSYTLMECSSFRELAFSVFRSNVDIGVMAIENTIAGTILTNYSLLYEYNLRIVGEVYMPIKHHLMAYPGQTIEDIKKIYSHPMALLQCELFIEEHPDIQISKYSDTASAAKYISNFKKKGLAAIASEDAAIEYGLEIISSNIQTINKNFTRFFIIKNFLKKQNEEDNFNKASLIFKILHTTGSLAKILSLISNLGINMTKIQSIPIIQRPWEYSFYVDIIFNNIKDYKLMKNKIKKVPCIHQFYIMGEYKQGIIRL